A window from Leptothermofonsia sichuanensis E412 encodes these proteins:
- a CDS encoding LysM domain-containing protein, protein MMVDPVSRYAPLETVQMTLPDGRTVAYKRRRFLPQGRTLPVLTTVTVMNGDRLDLIADRTLGNALLFWQVCDANNAMNPIELTAEPERTLRIPIPQV, encoded by the coding sequence ATGATGGTTGATCCTGTAAGTCGGTATGCCCCGTTAGAGACCGTGCAAATGACCCTGCCGGATGGTCGAACCGTTGCCTATAAACGGCGACGTTTTTTACCCCAGGGGCGAACCTTACCCGTGCTCACAACGGTGACGGTGATGAACGGCGATCGCCTGGATTTGATTGCCGACCGCACCCTGGGCAATGCGCTGTTGTTCTGGCAGGTCTGTGATGCCAACAATGCCATGAACCCGATTGAACTCACAGCAGAACCGGAACGCACCCTGCGAATTCCCATCCCCCAGGTCTGA